A section of the Schistosoma haematobium chromosome ZW, whole genome shotgun sequence genome encodes:
- the MGST1 gene encoding Microsomal glutathione S-transferase 1 (EggNog:ENOG410VGJX~COG:S), which yields MKTSDMRGAFAFYGSILAFKTLILAGVTVIKRLQNKSFCKDQPHPEVQSIQRCHSNDLENLVPFLFLGLLYCSTDAPATVGLWHFRIFALARILHTPAYLFTDGRFPRGLIFLIGYLINISLALKCITYFSGIW from the exons ATGAAAACTAGTGATATGAGAGGAGCTTTTGCTTTCTATGGAAGTATTCTAGCCTTCAAAACTCTAATTCTTGCAGGGGTTACAGTTATCAAGCGCTTGCAAAACAAG TCTTTCTGTAAAGACCAACCACATCCTGAGGTACAATCTATACAGag ATGTCATTCAAACGATTTAGAAAATTTGGTACCATTTCTATTTCTTGGTCTACTCTACTGTAGTACAGATGCACCAGCTACAGTTGGATTATGGCATTTTAGAATTTTTGCACTAGCTCGAATTTTACATACACCAGCTTATTTATTTACAGATGGGAGATTTCCTAGAGGATTGATATTTCTTATTGGTTATCTTATCAATATTTCATTAGCATTAAAATGTATTACATATTTTTCTGGAATATGGTAA